The following proteins are co-located in the Paenibacillus sp. JNUCC32 genome:
- the gerQ gene encoding spore coat protein GerQ, protein MNGVRYPGVPNRGTAGYTANVPPQVPSGSPMTPGGTVVPAPPQFEQSYVENILRLNLGKQATFYMTYENNSQWNAKVFTGIIEAAGRDHIVISERTTGRRIILLMVNLDYVVFDEPLNYQYPGVIGNPPPTAR, encoded by the coding sequence ATGAATGGAGTCCGTTATCCGGGAGTGCCGAACCGCGGGACCGCTGGTTACACGGCAAACGTTCCACCGCAGGTGCCCAGCGGAAGTCCAATGACGCCGGGAGGCACCGTTGTTCCGGCACCGCCGCAATTCGAACAATCTTACGTGGAGAATATCCTTCGATTGAACCTTGGGAAGCAGGCAACGTTTTACATGACGTATGAAAACAATTCGCAATGGAATGCCAAGGTGTTCACGGGCATTATCGAAGCCGCCGGTCGCGATCATATCGTCATCAGCGAACGGACGACAGGGCGCCGGATCATCCTGCTGATGGTGAACCTGGACTATGTCGTGTTTGACGAGCCGCTCAATTACCAATATCCGGGCGTGATCGGCAATCCGCCTCCAACGGCAAGATAA